From Triticum urartu cultivar G1812 chromosome 2, Tu2.1, whole genome shotgun sequence, a single genomic window includes:
- the LOC125538378 gene encoding uncharacterized protein LOC125538378: MAPFIVIGLVLGLDLLAFVLAIGGELPRRADYVNVLVFDDDPERPFCLYGLGTEASTWYGPGAIVLLMAGQAVAMAATRCFCCGRALSPGRWRSFSGLFFILSW, from the exons ATGGCGCCCTTCATCGTGATCGGCCTGGTGCTCGGCCTGGACCTGCTCGCCTTCGTCCTCGCCATCGGCGGAGAGCTGCCCCGGAGAGCG GATTACGTGAACGTGTTGGTGTTCGACGACGACCCCGAGAGGCCCTTCTGCCTGTACGGGCTCGGCACGGAGGCGTCGACGTGGTATGGCCCCGGCGCGATCGTCCTGCTGATGGCGGGGCAGGCCGTGGCCATGGCGGCCACCCGGTGCTTCTGCTGCGGCCGCGCGCTCTCGCCCGGCCGCTGGCGCTCCTTCTCCGGTCTCTTCTTCATCCTCTCCTGGTAA